The following are encoded together in the Streptomyces sp. NBC_00358 genome:
- a CDS encoding amidohydrolase family protein, translating to MPDSQQQPPHSSSGRTDTAALLLCGARLTDGRTVDVRLGGGRIEAVGTAGSLAAGASGVLAARVDLDGYLLLPAPAEAHAHCDTALTADGDGPLTYDDQEIQRRATEAALLQLGHGATALRSHVRVGDVQGLDALAAVLQVRRSLRGLAELTTVAMPRVLTGAAGVDGLAMLRDALKMGASVVGGCPDADPDPTGYVEAVLEIASEHGCPVDLHTDASDPARLARLAAVAGGLRPGVTLGPCGGLGRLPTEVASRAADQLAAAGVTVVCLPQGGCGSADRRGTAPVRLLRAAGVRVVAGSGALRDVSNPVGRGDPLEAAYLLASRWGLRPEDAYDMVSCGARAALGLPEVRVEAGFPAELLAVRGDRLAGALSLAYSRIVVHRGRVVARTSAVREYCNSAAESGLELPRQGRGELS from the coding sequence ATGCCCGACAGTCAGCAGCAGCCGCCCCACTCCTCGTCGGGACGGACCGACACGGCCGCTCTCCTGCTGTGCGGGGCGCGGCTCACCGACGGCCGGACCGTGGACGTACGACTGGGCGGCGGGCGGATCGAAGCGGTCGGTACCGCCGGAAGCCTGGCGGCGGGTGCCTCGGGGGTTCTCGCCGCCAGGGTGGACCTCGACGGTTACCTGCTGTTGCCGGCCCCCGCCGAGGCCCACGCGCACTGCGACACGGCCCTGACCGCCGACGGCGACGGCCCGCTCACCTACGACGACCAGGAGATCCAGCGCCGGGCCACCGAGGCGGCTCTGCTGCAACTCGGGCACGGCGCCACGGCGTTGCGGTCCCATGTGCGCGTCGGCGACGTGCAGGGGCTGGACGCGCTGGCCGCGGTGCTCCAGGTCCGCCGGTCGTTGCGGGGGCTCGCCGAACTGACGACGGTGGCCATGCCACGGGTACTGACCGGGGCGGCCGGCGTCGACGGGCTCGCGATGCTGCGGGACGCCCTGAAGATGGGCGCTTCCGTGGTGGGCGGCTGCCCGGACGCCGACCCCGATCCGACGGGATACGTGGAGGCGGTCCTGGAGATCGCCTCCGAGCACGGCTGTCCGGTCGACCTGCACACGGACGCCTCCGATCCAGCCCGGCTCGCCCGGCTCGCCGCGGTGGCGGGCGGGCTGCGGCCCGGGGTGACGCTCGGCCCGTGTGGTGGGCTCGGCCGGCTGCCCACCGAGGTGGCCTCCCGCGCCGCGGACCAACTCGCCGCGGCCGGAGTGACGGTGGTGTGTCTGCCGCAGGGTGGCTGCGGCTCGGCCGACCGGCGCGGCACCGCCCCCGTACGGCTGCTGCGGGCGGCCGGCGTACGGGTGGTGGCGGGCAGTGGTGCCCTGCGCGACGTGTCCAACCCGGTGGGGCGCGGGGACCCGCTGGAGGCCGCCTACTTGCTGGCCTCACGATGGGGCCTGCGTCCCGAGGACGCGTACGACATGGTGAGTTGTGGCGCCCGAGCGGCTCTGGGGCTGCCCGAGGTACGCGTGGAGGCGGGATTCCCGGCCGAGTTGCTCGCTGTCCGAGGAGACCGGCTCGCGGGGGCGCTGTCCCTCGCGTACAGCCGGATCGTGGTCCACCGCGGGCGGGTGGTCGCACGGACCAGCGCGGTGCGTGAGTACTGCAACTCGGCGGCCGAGTCCGGGCTGGAACTGCCTCGGCAGGGACGGGGAGAGCTGTCGTAA